From Pelotomaculum schinkii, the proteins below share one genomic window:
- a CDS encoding LCP family protein, with amino-acid sequence MGIPVKYYVQANFNGFKNIVDALGGVTLDVDQDMNHEDETDGGVYEINLKKGVQRLDGDKALQYVRFRDYPMGDIERTAHQQKFLVTLAKEMLQPGTILKLPSLVPEINKHVKTNLSVNDMVTLASAGKKLEDGSIVAQTLPGRPLDIGGDSYWGVDPAEAKQMAAKLFNGETVTDVVLTSPLSGQPVSTGSSSQADRTQQSSATQQNQSGSKQTPSEPGQETKSGTSGTSSGLNGTVIITPVDETGTGTTTGKTGGSGARAGTGAGGTGQDATQDDNKGYNPGIPGTTETGSGQT; translated from the coding sequence TTGGGGATACCGGTCAAGTATTATGTACAGGCCAATTTTAACGGCTTTAAGAATATTGTGGACGCGCTCGGCGGAGTTACTCTCGATGTTGATCAAGACATGAACCACGAGGACGAAACTGATGGCGGCGTTTATGAAATCAACCTGAAAAAGGGCGTCCAGCGTCTGGATGGTGATAAGGCGTTGCAGTATGTTCGCTTCCGGGATTATCCAATGGGTGACATTGAACGGACCGCGCACCAGCAGAAGTTTCTGGTAACCCTGGCCAAGGAGATGCTGCAGCCCGGCACAATTCTTAAATTGCCGTCGCTGGTTCCAGAAATAAACAAGCATGTGAAAACCAACCTGAGCGTCAATGATATGGTGACCCTGGCTTCAGCCGGTAAGAAATTGGAAGACGGTAGTATTGTGGCGCAGACCCTGCCGGGGCGGCCATTGGATATTGGCGGGGACAGCTACTGGGGAGTTGACCCGGCTGAAGCGAAGCAGATGGCAGCCAAGCTCTTTAACGGGGAGACAGTGACCGATGTCGTACTGACCAGTCCGTTGAGCGGCCAGCCTGTAAGCACCGGGTCTTCCAGCCAGGCTGACCGTACTCAACAATCTTCTGCAACCCAGCAGAACCAAAGCGGGTCCAAGCAGACACCGTCCGAACCGGGGCAGGAGACTAAAAGCGGCACCTCCGGCACTTCTTCCGGTTTAAATGGTACGGTGATCATCACGCCGGTTGATGAGACAGGGACGGGTACAACTACGGGTAAAACAGGGGGCAGCGGCGCCCGGGCGGGTACCGGTGCGGGTGGGACTGGTCAGGACGCTACCCAGGACGACAACAAAGGATATAACCCCGGGATTCCAGGAACAACAGAAACCGGCTCAGGGCAGACGTAA
- a CDS encoding DegV family protein, with the protein MSKTICQVVDSSGNLPREFIKQYNIIEVPFYFTFDNTNYYCENVNYKITEFYKHMVEYPDEVPKTSAPNILDWLTVFEEQYAGGAKKYIVTTISPKLSSSFQTAISAKKIFEERNKDVEIKVISSDTCACGQAALEIGIAKMIDSGIDYVDIVEIIHKMVSNISTLFVVNSLTYMKAGGRIGGAAAFLGKLINIKPLCEFIDGMVHPIKAIRGRKNSLKTMIDVAVSRIIDINKMIIIIQHAECQEDADYICNYLKEKVNYSGHVFNSGLGIIVGAHSGPGTIGIGFVE; encoded by the coding sequence ATGAGTAAAACGATATGTCAAGTAGTTGACTCTTCAGGGAACCTACCGCGGGAATTCATCAAACAGTACAACATCATCGAAGTTCCATTCTATTTCACATTTGATAACACAAATTACTACTGTGAGAATGTTAATTATAAAATAACTGAGTTTTATAAACATATGGTAGAATATCCTGACGAGGTTCCCAAAACATCTGCTCCCAATATTCTTGATTGGTTAACCGTATTTGAGGAGCAGTATGCCGGAGGCGCTAAAAAGTATATTGTGACGACGATTTCTCCCAAATTATCTTCCAGCTTTCAAACGGCTATTTCTGCAAAAAAAATTTTTGAAGAGAGAAATAAAGATGTCGAAATTAAAGTAATTAGTTCAGATACTTGTGCTTGTGGGCAGGCCGCATTGGAAATAGGAATCGCTAAAATGATTGATAGTGGTATAGACTATGTGGATATCGTTGAGATAATACATAAGATGGTTTCGAATATAAGCACGCTTTTTGTGGTTAACAGCCTGACATATATGAAGGCTGGAGGCAGAATCGGAGGAGCGGCCGCCTTCCTGGGAAAACTAATCAACATTAAGCCATTATGTGAGTTTATTGATGGCATGGTACATCCAATCAAAGCCATACGTGGAAGAAAAAATTCGCTTAAAACCATGATAGATGTAGCAGTTTCAAGGATTATTGATATTAATAAAATGATAATCATTATCCAACATGCAGAATGCCAGGAAGATGCAGACTATATATGTAATTATCTAAAAGAGAAAGTAAATTATAGTGGTCATGTATTTAATAGCGGTCTAGGGATTATAGTAGGAGCACATTCAGGTCCGGGTACAATAGGTATTGGTTTTGTGGAATAA